A stretch of Anoplolepis gracilipes chromosome 12, ASM4749672v1, whole genome shotgun sequence DNA encodes these proteins:
- the LOC140672072 gene encoding F-box/WD repeat-containing protein 4 — protein MTDTLHLDILPYEVLLMIFDYCDAFDLVRLSEVCKRFYEIVQSDAAWIKKNRGLFVTNQTSERFRQRCNPILSPRTMWLVSYNWQYGRYHKYIVISNKVKVMPWLQMTNDTLWWSGGSQLYGVKRNLNHFKNKVNVEPNHNIVFYNYYNKIRGVDICKFVLCENFIISGHSNGDIQYWVEPKKSYPCVVKILKCVHSCDINGIGATSQNIISGSVDGMIKIQKNVDIEESNFDKNEISIDFMNKIDRVQSLAIDPTGMQFAVGSSGTTNIPPLHLINIETLKRYAMFDEIRYPWRHGAGILDMVWDNPQTLFTCGYDTCVRKWDLRIEKCVGSWADPNDAGLYCISSDYQYNIITGTQHCGAAVLWDQRMRNFVQLYYMNSQMSNSPIYSLQFDSSHLYCALDRDLVKLSFSSGQPFVRCNYKQLY, from the exons TTTGATTATTGCGATGCTTTCGATTTGGTGCGACTCAGCGAAGTATGCAAGCGATTTTATGAGATTGTACAGTCGGATGCAGcctggataaaaaaaaatagaggatTGTTTGTCACGAATCAAACGTCAGAAAGATTTCGTCAGAG atGTAATCCAATATTATCTCCGCGTACTATGTGGCTTGTATCTTACAATTGGCAATATGGAAGATATCACAAgtatattgtaatatcaaataaagtaaaagtGATGCCATGGTTGCAAATGACAAATGACACTCTTTGGTGGAGTGGTGGTAGTCAGCTTTATGGTGTTAAACGCAATTTGAATCATTTTAAGAACAAAGTTAATGTAGAACCAAATCATAATAttgtcttttataattattataataaaatacgtgGAGTagatatttgcaaatttgtCCTCTgtgaaaatttcattataagtGGTCATAG CAACGGTGATATACAGTATTGGGTAGAACCAAAGAAAAGCTATCCATGTGTTGTAAAGATATTGAAGTGTGTTCATTCTTGCGATATTAATGGCATAGGTGCAAcgtcacaaaatattatatcaggTTCAGTTGATGGTATGATAAAG atacaaaaaaatgtagatattGAAGAAagtaatttcgataaaaatgagATTAGCATAGATTTCAtgaataaaatagatagagTGCAGTCACTTGCGATTGATCCCACGGGAATGCAATTCGCAGTTGGCTCGTCTGGAACTACTAACATTCCACCACttcatttaatcaatattgaaACACTGAAAcg TTATGCGATGTTCGATGAAATACGATATCCATGGAGACACGGTGCTGGAATATTAGATATGGTGTGGGATAATCCACAGACTTTATTCACCTGTGGCTATGATACATGTGTCCGAAAATGGGATTTGAG AATCGAGAAATGCGTTGGCTCATGGGCGGATCCAAATGATGCaggattatattgtatttcatcCGATTatcaatacaatataattacaggAACACAGCATTGTGGTGCGGCTGTTCTGTGGGATCAAAGGATGCGTAATTTCGTTCAG ttatattatatgaattcgCAAATGTCAAACAGCCCGATTTATTCTCTACAATTTGATAGCAGTCATCTGTATTGTGCTCTGGACCGAGATTTAGTCAAGTTAAGTTTCTCGTCAGGCCAGCCATTCGTGAGATGTAATTACAaacaattgtattaa
- the Lamtor5 gene encoding ragulator complex protein LAMTOR5 homolog gives MERNLVKTLDDMYTKEGIIGCILVDHSGLCLGVKGDASSDSAGLVAAISGLVAKLEPKSKAPIISLQNESRQCIIHHKGPVVGAIYKDIST, from the exons ATGGAGCGAAATTTGGTTAAAACGTTGGATGACAT GTATACTAAGGAAGGCATCATTGGCTGTATTTTAGTAGATCATTCTGGTCTTTGTTTAGGAG TTAAAGGTGATGCTTCAAGTGACAGTGCAGGATTAGTAGCAGCTATATCGGGTTTAGTTGCAAAATTAGAACCTAAATCTAAGGCACCGATCATATCGCTTCAAAACGAGAGCAG ACAGTGTATTATACATCACAAAGGTCCTGTAGTTGGTGCTATATATAAAGACATATcaacttga
- the LOC140672069 gene encoding cytoplasmic aconitate hydratase isoform X1 yields MLNRFFAIKNIYLRFYTNGVNPYKHLLKSITIGQKECQYFDIGSFGTKYDRLPFSIRVLLESTVRNCDDFQVMQSDVEKVLDWEKNQALQDGAEVAFKPARVILQDFTGVPAVVDFAAMRDAVKRLGGNPDKINPICPSDLVIDHSIQVDFIRSSDALKKNEELEFERNKERFLFLKWGAKAFENMLIVPPGSGIVHQVNLEYLARVVFDFNNLLYPDSVVGTDSHTTMVNGLGVLGWGVGGIEAEAVMLGQAISMLIPKVVGYKLEGKLSQYATSTDLVLTITKNLRQVGVVGKFVEFFGPGVTQLSIADRATISNMCPEYGATVGFFAVDEQSLAYLTQTGRSEEHINRIKKYLRSVRMLRNYDDASQDPIFSEIVTLDLSTVVSSVSGPKRPHDRVSVSDMQIDFRNCLVNKVSFKGYGLTPAKVNTVGKFQFEEKEYELKHGSVVIAAITSCTNTSNPSVMLGAGLLAKKAVEAGLNVEPYIKTSLSPGSGVVTYYLEESGVIPYLTKLGFDIVGYGCMTCIGNSGPLPDAIIETIEKKELICCGVLSGNRNFEGRVHPNTRANYLASPLLVIAYAIAGTVDFDFEKQPLGHKSNGTPIYLRDIWPTRTEIQAVEQKYVIPAMFKEVYSRIEQGSSNWANLVAPSGKLYPWDVSSTYIKNPPYFKDLQKELPLIKSITKARVLVNLGDSVTTDHISPAGSIARNSPAARYLSNRGLTPKDFNSYGSRRGNDEVMVRGTFANIRLMNKFIGKAGPRTIYIPTKEEMDIFDAAERYIKDGIPLIALVGKEYGSGSSRDWAAKGPYLLGIRAVIAESYERIHRSNLVGMGIVPLEYLPGETAESLGLTGYEQYDIALPENCQPGEKITVSTDDGKKFEVIARFDTEVDLTYFKHGGILNYMIRMML; encoded by the exons ATgttaaatcgattttttgccataaaaaatatttatttgcgcTTTTACACTAACG gAGTAAATCCTTATAAGCATCTGCTAAAATCTATTACAATTGGACAAAAAGAATgtcaatattttgatattggCAGTTTTGGCACAAAATATG ACAGGCTGCCATTTTCCATTCGAGTTCTCTTGGAAAGTACTGTGCGTAATTGTGATGATTTTCAAGTAATGCAAAGTGATGTTGAGAAAGTTTTGGATTGGGAAAAAAATCAAGCCCTTCAAGATGGAGCTGAAGTGGCTTTTAAGCCAGCAAGAGTTatattacaa gaTTTTACTGGAGTACCAGCAGTTGTGGATTTTGCTGCGATGAGAGATGCTGTGAAGAGACTTGGCGGTAATCCTGATAAGATTAATCCAATCTGTCCATCAGATCTTGTAATTGATCATTCGATACAAGTTGATTTTATAAGGAG CTCTGATGCCTTAAAGAAGAATGAAGAACTTGAATTTGAGAGAAACAAGGAACGTTTTCTGTTCCTCAAATGGGGTGCAAAGgcatttgaaaatatgttaattgtaCCTCCTGGAAGTGGCATCGTGCATCAAGTGAATTTGGAATATTTGGCAAGAGTAGTATTTGATTTCAACAATCTTCTGTATCCTGACAGCGTAGTCGGTACTGATTCTCACACTACTATGGTGAATGGTCTTGGTGTGCTTGGGTGGGGAGTTGGTGGAATTGAAGCAGAGGCTGTTATGCTTGGTCAAGCAATTTCTATGTTAATACCAAAAGTTGTAGGATATAAATTGGAGGGTAAATTGAGTCAATATGCTACATCCACTGATCTTGTTCTTACAATTACAAAA aATCTGCGGCAAGTTGGAGTGGTCGGAAAATTTGTTGAATTCTTTGGGCCGGGAGTAACGCAATTAAGTATCGCGGATCGTGCTACTATATCTAATATGTGTCCAGAATATGGCGCAACTGTAGGCTTCTTTGCAGTAGACGAACAAAGTTTGGCATATCTCACACAAACAG GTCGATCCGAAGaacatattaatagaattaagaAGTATCTTAGAAGCGTACGCATGCTAAGGAATTATGACGACGCCAGTCAAGATCCAATCTTCTCCGAAATAGTCACTTTAGATTTGAGCACCGTAGTTTCAAGCGTCAGCGGACCTAAAAGACCGCACGATAGAGTTTCAGTATCCGACATGCAAATAGACTTCAGAAATTGCCTCGTAAACAAG gTAAGTTTCAAGGGCTATGGTTTAACACCGGCAAAGGTGAATACTGttggaaaatttcaatttgaagaaaaagaatacgaGTTGAAACATGGCTCGGTGGTCATCGCGGCGATTACCAGTTGTACAAATACTAGCAACCCGAGTGTTATGCTTGGAGCAG GTCTTCTTGCTAAAAAGGCGGTGGAAGCTGGTTTAAATGTCGAGCCGTACATAAAAACATCATTATCACCTGGGTCTGGAGTTGTGACTTATTATCTCGAGGAAAGCGGAGTGATTCCGTATTTGACAAAGTTAGGATTCGATATCGTGGGGTATGGATGTATGACTTGTATCGGAAACAGCGGTCCGCTTCCTGACGCTATAATTGAAACTATTGAAAAG AAAGAACTAATCTGCTGTGGAGTTCTATCAGGTAACAGAAATTTTGAAGGCAGAGTCCATCCGAACACTCGGGCGAATTATCTAGCATCTCCGCTTTTGGTAATAGCATATGCTATTGCCGGTACTGTGGATTTCGATTTTGAAAAGCAACCATTAG GTCACAAGTCTAATGGTACTCCGATATATTTGCGAGACATCTGGCCAACTAGGACGGAAATTCAAGCTGTAGAACAAAAATATGTCATTCCGGCTATGTTCAAAGAAGTTTACAGTAGAATTGAACAAGGCAGCAGCAATTGGGCGAATTTGGTAGCGCCTAGTGGCAAATTGTACCCTTGGGATGTTAGttcaacatatattaaaaacccACCTTATTTCAAGGATTTACAAAAg GAGCTgcctttaataaaatcaattacaaAAGCGCGAGTGCTTGTGAACCTTGGAGATTCCGTTACGACCGATCACATTAGTCCAGCGGGTAGTATCGCGCGTAATTCGCCAGCGGCGAGATATCTATCGAATCGTGG CTTGACTCCGAAAGATTTCAATTCTTACGGTTCGCGTAGAGGGAACGACGAAGTGATGGTACGGGGCACATTCGCTAACATTCGTCTGATGAACAAATTCATCGGTAAAGCGGGACCACGAACGATCTACATTCCAACTAAAGAAGAG aTGGACATATTTGACGCAGCCGAGAGATATATCAAAGATGGAATACCTTTGATTGCTTTAGTTGGTAAGGAATACGGATCTGGCTCTTCCAGGGATTGGGCCGCTAAAGGACCATATTTGCTTGGTATTCGAGCGGTCATAGCTGAATCGTACGAAAGAATACATAG atcCAATCTTGTGGGTATGGGCATTGTTCCACTGGAATATCTTCCTGGAGAAACTGCAGAGTCATTAGGTTTAACAGGCTATGAGCAATACGACATTGCGCTTCCTGAGAATTGTCAACCTGGAGAAAAGATTACTGTGAGCACTGACGATGGCAAGAAGTTCGAAGTGATCGCACGATTCGACACAGAAGTTGATTTGACTTACTTCAAACACGGTGGTATTCTCAATTACATGATTAGAATGATGCTTTGA
- the Sf2 gene encoding serine/arginine-rich splicing factor 1A: protein MSHGGRNECRIYVGNLPPDIRTKDIQDLFYKFGKVTFVDLKNRRGPPFAFVEFDDPRDAEDAVHARDGYDYDGYRLRVEFPRGGGPSNNFRGGRGAGDSGRGGRGEMSNSRGRGPPARRSQYRVLVSGLPPTGSWQDLKDHMREAGDVCFADVYKDGTGVVEFLRHDDMKYAVKKLDDSRFRSHEGEVAYIRVKEDHNGGDRGRSEDRERGRSRSRSYSPRRRGSPTYSPLRRNYSRSRSRSRSRSYD from the exons ATGTCTCACGGCGGTAGGAACGAGTGTAGAATATACGTGGGAAATTTACCACCCGATATTCGTACGAAGGACATCCAAGATCTTTTCTACAAGTTTGGTAAAGTTACTTTCGTTGACCTGAAAAATCGCCGAGGACCACCGTTCGCTTTCGTTGAATTCGATGATCCTAG AGATGCGGAAGACGCAGTACACGCAAGAGACGGTTACGACTATGATGGTTATAGATTAAGAGTCGAGTTTCCACGTGGTGGCGGCCCCAGCAATAATTTTCGCGGTGGACGCGGAGCTGGGGATAGCGGTAGAGGTGGCCGGGGTGAAATGAGCAATTCCCGCGGTCGAGGTCCTCCAGCGCGACGATCACAGTATAGAGTGCTTGTAAGTGGTCTGCCACCAACCGGAAGCTGGCAAGATCTCAAGGATCATATGCGCGAAGCCGGTGACGTATGCTTCGCCGACGTTTATAAAGACGGTACTGGTGTCGTTGAATTTCTACGGCACGACGACATGAAGTATGCCGTGAAGAAATTAGACGATTCACGGTTTAGATCGCACGAG GGCGAAGTAGCTTATATTCGTGTGAAGGAAGATCATAACGGTGGCGATAGAGGACGCAGcgaagacagagaaagaggtCGTAGCCGTTCTCGAAGCTACAGCCCGCGGCGTCGTGGCTCTCCTACTTACTCGCCGTTGCGGCGTAATTACTCGCGATCAAGATCTCGCTCCAGATCTCGCTCATACGACTAG
- the LOC140672069 gene encoding cytoplasmic aconitate hydratase isoform X2, producing the protein MAGVNPYKHLLKSITIGQKECQYFDIGSFGTKYDRLPFSIRVLLESTVRNCDDFQVMQSDVEKVLDWEKNQALQDGAEVAFKPARVILQDFTGVPAVVDFAAMRDAVKRLGGNPDKINPICPSDLVIDHSIQVDFIRSSDALKKNEELEFERNKERFLFLKWGAKAFENMLIVPPGSGIVHQVNLEYLARVVFDFNNLLYPDSVVGTDSHTTMVNGLGVLGWGVGGIEAEAVMLGQAISMLIPKVVGYKLEGKLSQYATSTDLVLTITKNLRQVGVVGKFVEFFGPGVTQLSIADRATISNMCPEYGATVGFFAVDEQSLAYLTQTGRSEEHINRIKKYLRSVRMLRNYDDASQDPIFSEIVTLDLSTVVSSVSGPKRPHDRVSVSDMQIDFRNCLVNKVSFKGYGLTPAKVNTVGKFQFEEKEYELKHGSVVIAAITSCTNTSNPSVMLGAGLLAKKAVEAGLNVEPYIKTSLSPGSGVVTYYLEESGVIPYLTKLGFDIVGYGCMTCIGNSGPLPDAIIETIEKKELICCGVLSGNRNFEGRVHPNTRANYLASPLLVIAYAIAGTVDFDFEKQPLGHKSNGTPIYLRDIWPTRTEIQAVEQKYVIPAMFKEVYSRIEQGSSNWANLVAPSGKLYPWDVSSTYIKNPPYFKDLQKELPLIKSITKARVLVNLGDSVTTDHISPAGSIARNSPAARYLSNRGLTPKDFNSYGSRRGNDEVMVRGTFANIRLMNKFIGKAGPRTIYIPTKEEMDIFDAAERYIKDGIPLIALVGKEYGSGSSRDWAAKGPYLLGIRAVIAESYERIHRSNLVGMGIVPLEYLPGETAESLGLTGYEQYDIALPENCQPGEKITVSTDDGKKFEVIARFDTEVDLTYFKHGGILNYMIRMML; encoded by the exons ATGGCTG gAGTAAATCCTTATAAGCATCTGCTAAAATCTATTACAATTGGACAAAAAGAATgtcaatattttgatattggCAGTTTTGGCACAAAATATG ACAGGCTGCCATTTTCCATTCGAGTTCTCTTGGAAAGTACTGTGCGTAATTGTGATGATTTTCAAGTAATGCAAAGTGATGTTGAGAAAGTTTTGGATTGGGAAAAAAATCAAGCCCTTCAAGATGGAGCTGAAGTGGCTTTTAAGCCAGCAAGAGTTatattacaa gaTTTTACTGGAGTACCAGCAGTTGTGGATTTTGCTGCGATGAGAGATGCTGTGAAGAGACTTGGCGGTAATCCTGATAAGATTAATCCAATCTGTCCATCAGATCTTGTAATTGATCATTCGATACAAGTTGATTTTATAAGGAG CTCTGATGCCTTAAAGAAGAATGAAGAACTTGAATTTGAGAGAAACAAGGAACGTTTTCTGTTCCTCAAATGGGGTGCAAAGgcatttgaaaatatgttaattgtaCCTCCTGGAAGTGGCATCGTGCATCAAGTGAATTTGGAATATTTGGCAAGAGTAGTATTTGATTTCAACAATCTTCTGTATCCTGACAGCGTAGTCGGTACTGATTCTCACACTACTATGGTGAATGGTCTTGGTGTGCTTGGGTGGGGAGTTGGTGGAATTGAAGCAGAGGCTGTTATGCTTGGTCAAGCAATTTCTATGTTAATACCAAAAGTTGTAGGATATAAATTGGAGGGTAAATTGAGTCAATATGCTACATCCACTGATCTTGTTCTTACAATTACAAAA aATCTGCGGCAAGTTGGAGTGGTCGGAAAATTTGTTGAATTCTTTGGGCCGGGAGTAACGCAATTAAGTATCGCGGATCGTGCTACTATATCTAATATGTGTCCAGAATATGGCGCAACTGTAGGCTTCTTTGCAGTAGACGAACAAAGTTTGGCATATCTCACACAAACAG GTCGATCCGAAGaacatattaatagaattaagaAGTATCTTAGAAGCGTACGCATGCTAAGGAATTATGACGACGCCAGTCAAGATCCAATCTTCTCCGAAATAGTCACTTTAGATTTGAGCACCGTAGTTTCAAGCGTCAGCGGACCTAAAAGACCGCACGATAGAGTTTCAGTATCCGACATGCAAATAGACTTCAGAAATTGCCTCGTAAACAAG gTAAGTTTCAAGGGCTATGGTTTAACACCGGCAAAGGTGAATACTGttggaaaatttcaatttgaagaaaaagaatacgaGTTGAAACATGGCTCGGTGGTCATCGCGGCGATTACCAGTTGTACAAATACTAGCAACCCGAGTGTTATGCTTGGAGCAG GTCTTCTTGCTAAAAAGGCGGTGGAAGCTGGTTTAAATGTCGAGCCGTACATAAAAACATCATTATCACCTGGGTCTGGAGTTGTGACTTATTATCTCGAGGAAAGCGGAGTGATTCCGTATTTGACAAAGTTAGGATTCGATATCGTGGGGTATGGATGTATGACTTGTATCGGAAACAGCGGTCCGCTTCCTGACGCTATAATTGAAACTATTGAAAAG AAAGAACTAATCTGCTGTGGAGTTCTATCAGGTAACAGAAATTTTGAAGGCAGAGTCCATCCGAACACTCGGGCGAATTATCTAGCATCTCCGCTTTTGGTAATAGCATATGCTATTGCCGGTACTGTGGATTTCGATTTTGAAAAGCAACCATTAG GTCACAAGTCTAATGGTACTCCGATATATTTGCGAGACATCTGGCCAACTAGGACGGAAATTCAAGCTGTAGAACAAAAATATGTCATTCCGGCTATGTTCAAAGAAGTTTACAGTAGAATTGAACAAGGCAGCAGCAATTGGGCGAATTTGGTAGCGCCTAGTGGCAAATTGTACCCTTGGGATGTTAGttcaacatatattaaaaacccACCTTATTTCAAGGATTTACAAAAg GAGCTgcctttaataaaatcaattacaaAAGCGCGAGTGCTTGTGAACCTTGGAGATTCCGTTACGACCGATCACATTAGTCCAGCGGGTAGTATCGCGCGTAATTCGCCAGCGGCGAGATATCTATCGAATCGTGG CTTGACTCCGAAAGATTTCAATTCTTACGGTTCGCGTAGAGGGAACGACGAAGTGATGGTACGGGGCACATTCGCTAACATTCGTCTGATGAACAAATTCATCGGTAAAGCGGGACCACGAACGATCTACATTCCAACTAAAGAAGAG aTGGACATATTTGACGCAGCCGAGAGATATATCAAAGATGGAATACCTTTGATTGCTTTAGTTGGTAAGGAATACGGATCTGGCTCTTCCAGGGATTGGGCCGCTAAAGGACCATATTTGCTTGGTATTCGAGCGGTCATAGCTGAATCGTACGAAAGAATACATAG atcCAATCTTGTGGGTATGGGCATTGTTCCACTGGAATATCTTCCTGGAGAAACTGCAGAGTCATTAGGTTTAACAGGCTATGAGCAATACGACATTGCGCTTCCTGAGAATTGTCAACCTGGAGAAAAGATTACTGTGAGCACTGACGATGGCAAGAAGTTCGAAGTGATCGCACGATTCGACACAGAAGTTGATTTGACTTACTTCAAACACGGTGGTATTCTCAATTACATGATTAGAATGATGCTTTGA